The following are encoded together in the Desulfovibrio desulfuricans DSM 642 genome:
- a CDS encoding DMSO/selenate family reductase complex A subunit encodes MKKYSDSTPPLLAHREVTRREVLKWCAALGGASLLPMGSGLPVGLARAATQPPYGAGEQCFYSGCVVNCGSQCTLRAFVKDGRVTRVETDNSDDGPNNRAIRACLRGRSMRKYTYSPDRIKYPMRRIPGAKRGEGKFERISWDEALDTVAKEWVRVLNTYGPESIHRMYGSGTTSSGMTRRNEFFRLANMLGGHLDEYGTYSTAQISAAIPYLYGINAGNTINDMANSKLIVMFGCNILETRQSGGGLSCELFEARKKGNARIIMVDPRYSDSMAKLGDEWVPIRPGSDGALIAAIAYVLMNEGLVDQQFVDTHCLGFDEEHMPEGVPAGNSYRAYIMGEGPDRTAKTPQWAETITGYPAEKIIRLAREIGSTKPCCVIQGWGPQRHANGDTISRSIVMLAILTGNVGIAGGGSGSAESVSQIGFPRMPEGTNPVKTRISFYTWVNAIDDYTQVTAKKMGLRNKEKLDHGIKFLWNSSGNALINQHSDINGTRKILEDESKCECIVVVENRMTASAKFADILLPSVTPLEQDDIIQQGYQVDQSSLLIARKAIEPLFETRSQYDICAALSEKIGKLLGQPDLAAKYTEGRSQLDWVKHLYAQARAKKPELPESFEEASKIGLFKWFPMPQKVAFKAFRDDPAANPLKTPSGKIEIFSKRLWDLNQTWELPKGDAIYAMPVYEKTWEGPCDYEGMKKHPFQLIGHHYKGRVHSSYANIPWLEQVAPQQLWMNEADAAQRGIRHDDMVKVFNDRGAVVVRVKVTPRIMPGVLSLPQGAWYTPDKNGVDQGGCINTLTKAHMTPLAKGNPQHTNLVDVVKI; translated from the coding sequence ATGAAAAAATATTCCGACTCCACCCCGCCTTTGCTCGCGCACAGGGAAGTGACCCGGCGCGAGGTTCTTAAATGGTGTGCCGCGCTTGGTGGCGCATCTCTTTTGCCCATGGGCAGCGGCTTGCCCGTGGGGCTTGCGCGGGCCGCCACCCAGCCGCCGTACGGCGCGGGCGAGCAGTGCTTTTATTCCGGCTGCGTGGTGAACTGCGGTTCGCAGTGTACGCTGCGCGCTTTTGTCAAGGACGGTCGCGTCACGCGCGTTGAAACCGACAATTCCGATGACGGTCCCAACAACAGGGCCATCCGCGCCTGCCTGCGCGGGCGTTCCATGCGCAAGTATACCTATTCGCCTGACCGCATTAAGTATCCCATGCGGCGCATACCCGGTGCCAAGCGCGGCGAGGGAAAGTTTGAGCGCATTTCATGGGATGAAGCCCTGGACACGGTAGCCAAGGAATGGGTGCGCGTACTGAACACCTACGGGCCGGAGTCCATCCACCGCATGTACGGCTCGGGCACAACGTCCAGCGGCATGACGCGCCGCAACGAATTTTTCAGGCTTGCCAATATGCTTGGCGGGCATCTGGACGAATACGGCACCTACAGTACGGCCCAGATTTCAGCCGCAATTCCATATCTCTACGGAATCAATGCGGGCAATACCATCAATGACATGGCTAACTCAAAGCTCATTGTCATGTTTGGCTGCAACATTCTTGAAACCCGCCAGAGCGGCGGCGGCCTTTCTTGTGAGCTGTTTGAAGCCAGGAAAAAAGGCAATGCCCGCATCATTATGGTTGATCCCCGGTATTCGGATTCCATGGCAAAGCTGGGGGACGAATGGGTGCCCATCCGCCCCGGTTCTGACGGTGCGCTTATCGCGGCCATTGCCTATGTACTCATGAACGAAGGGCTGGTTGACCAGCAGTTTGTGGACACCCACTGCCTTGGTTTTGACGAGGAGCACATGCCCGAGGGCGTGCCCGCCGGCAACAGCTACCGCGCGTATATCATGGGCGAAGGCCCGGACAGAACGGCGAAAACACCGCAATGGGCGGAAACCATCACCGGTTATCCGGCGGAAAAGATCATCCGCCTTGCCCGCGAGATCGGCTCCACCAAGCCCTGCTGCGTCATTCAGGGGTGGGGGCCGCAACGCCACGCCAACGGCGACACCATTTCCCGTTCCATTGTCATGCTTGCCATCCTTACCGGCAACGTGGGCATTGCCGGGGGCGGTTCCGGCAGTGCGGAAAGCGTGAGCCAGATTGGTTTTCCGCGCATGCCCGAAGGCACTAATCCGGTCAAGACGCGCATTTCTTTCTACACATGGGTCAACGCCATTGACGACTACACTCAGGTGACGGCCAAAAAAATGGGCCTGCGCAACAAGGAAAAGCTGGATCACGGCATCAAGTTTTTGTGGAACAGCTCGGGCAACGCCCTCATCAACCAGCATTCGGACATCAACGGCACCCGCAAGATTCTTGAAGATGAAAGCAAGTGCGAGTGCATTGTGGTGGTGGAAAACCGCATGACGGCTTCGGCAAAATTTGCGGATATCCTCCTGCCCTCCGTGACGCCGCTGGAACAGGACGACATCATCCAGCAGGGCTATCAGGTGGATCAGAGCTCCCTGCTCATTGCCCGCAAGGCCATTGAACCCCTGTTCGAGACCCGTTCGCAGTATGATATCTGCGCGGCCCTGAGCGAAAAAATCGGCAAGCTTCTGGGCCAGCCCGATCTGGCGGCAAAATATACCGAGGGTCGCAGCCAGCTTGACTGGGTGAAGCATCTTTACGCCCAGGCCCGCGCCAAAAAACCGGAACTGCCGGAATCCTTTGAGGAAGCTTCAAAGATCGGCCTGTTCAAGTGGTTCCCCATGCCGCAGAAGGTCGCCTTCAAGGCTTTTCGTGACGATCCGGCGGCCAATCCGCTCAAGACGCCTTCGGGTAAGATCGAAATATTCTCCAAGCGTCTGTGGGATCTGAACCAGACCTGGGAACTGCCCAAGGGCGACGCCATCTACGCCATGCCCGTGTATGAAAAAACTTGGGAAGGCCCGTGCGATTACGAAGGCATGAAAAAACATCCTTTCCAGCTTATCGGCCACCACTACAAGGGGCGCGTGCATTCAAGCTACGCCAATATCCCCTGGCTTGAGCAGGTTGCCCCGCAGCAGCTCTGGATGAACGAGGCCGATGCGGCGCAGCGCGGCATCAGGCACGATGACATGGTCAAGGTTTTTAACGACCGAGGCGCTGTGGTTGTGCGGGTCAAGGTGACGCCGCGCATCATGCCCGGTGTGCTCAGCCTGCCGCAGGGCGCATGGTACACCCCGGACAAAAACGGTGTGGATCAGGGCGGGTGCATCAATACCCTGACAAAAGCGCACATGACCCCCTTGGCCAAGGGCAATCCGCAGCACACCAATCTTGTGGATGTGGTTAAAATCTAG
- a CDS encoding DMSO/selenate family reductase complex B subunit, translated as MKQPAFYIDMTACTGCKTCMVACIDGHDLPQGVMWRRVAEYTGGKWVRRANGTYDQNVFSYYTSVSCNHCQNPVCVKVCPTTAMHKDEQGIVSVDPDKCVGCRYCEWNCPYSAPQYDKQMGRMTKCDFCKDRLAAGLKPLCVEACPMRAIHFGEYEDLKKQFGDAVHVAPLPEQSVTSPCLVITPPHNAQPVGSNMGSIRNPEEM; from the coding sequence GTGAAACAGCCGGCTTTTTATATAGATATGACAGCCTGTACGGGCTGCAAAACATGTATGGTGGCCTGTATAGACGGCCACGACCTGCCTCAGGGCGTCATGTGGCGGCGCGTGGCGGAGTACACGGGCGGCAAATGGGTGCGCCGCGCCAACGGCACGTATGACCAGAACGTGTTTTCCTACTATACGTCCGTCAGTTGCAACCATTGCCAGAACCCCGTGTGCGTGAAGGTTTGCCCCACCACGGCCATGCACAAGGACGAGCAGGGCATTGTGAGCGTGGACCCCGACAAGTGCGTGGGGTGCCGCTATTGCGAGTGGAACTGCCCTTATTCCGCCCCCCAGTATGACAAGCAGATGGGCAGAATGACCAAGTGCGATTTCTGCAAGGACAGGCTGGCAGCCGGTCTCAAACCCCTGTGCGTGGAAGCCTGCCCCATGCGGGCCATCCACTTTGGCGAATATGAAGACCTGAAAAAGCAGTTCGGCGATGCCGTGCATGTGGCTCCGCTGCCGGAGCAGAGTGTGACCTCCCCCTGTCTTGTGATTACGCCGCCCCACAATGCGCAGCCAGTGGGCAGCAACATGGGCAGCATCCGTAATCCGGAGGAGATGTAG
- a CDS encoding dimethyl sulfoxide reductase anchor subunit family protein produces MEYLQEFPLVFFTLLVQMAVGMVLVGKCVLGNEADRALREGVRRQNVAALLLFAVAVVISFVHLGTPLHAPFTLLHVMQSWLSREILMIGLVGLALLWLVVVGRKKQAADGEKKAMIVAGLCGIALLFVMSCVYNQASMPGWRNWGVFTAFLASMCLLGGSWHGVVLSLRKEGAPVRALGPCLVWAVLGLVLMAVSLPLAMPEQSTFVNPVSRLLPPACIAWSHGLHALASGLGVVLLALAAARGMQGKGFRPALAVPAFLLIVLGEVFGRLVFYLSYSRLGM; encoded by the coding sequence ATGGAGTATCTTCAGGAATTTCCGCTGGTATTCTTTACCTTGCTGGTGCAGATGGCCGTGGGGATGGTGCTGGTGGGCAAGTGCGTGCTTGGCAACGAAGCCGACCGCGCACTGCGCGAAGGCGTGCGGCGGCAGAATGTGGCGGCGCTGCTTCTGTTTGCCGTGGCCGTGGTCATCAGTTTTGTGCATCTGGGTACGCCCCTGCACGCGCCCTTTACCCTGCTGCACGTGATGCAGTCGTGGCTCAGCCGCGAAATCCTCATGATCGGCCTTGTGGGGCTTGCCCTGCTGTGGCTGGTGGTGGTTGGGCGTAAAAAGCAGGCGGCGGATGGCGAGAAAAAAGCCATGATCGTGGCGGGCCTGTGCGGTATTGCGCTGCTGTTCGTCATGAGCTGTGTTTACAATCAGGCCAGCATGCCCGGCTGGCGCAACTGGGGTGTTTTTACGGCATTTCTGGCTTCCATGTGCCTGCTGGGCGGATCCTGGCATGGTGTGGTGCTGAGCCTGCGCAAGGAAGGCGCACCCGTGCGCGCACTGGGTCCCTGCCTTGTGTGGGCGGTGCTGGGCCTTGTGCTTATGGCTGTGAGCCTGCCGCTGGCAATGCCTGAGCAGTCTACCTTCGTCAATCCGGTTTCCCGTCTGCTGCCTCCGGCGTGCATTGCGTGGTCGCACGGATTGCACGCGCTGGCATCGGGTCTGGGCGTTGTGCTGCTGGCTCTGGCTGCGGCCCGTGGCATGCAGGGCAAAGGATTTCGCCCGGCGCTGGCGGTTCCCGCATTTCTCCTGATTGTTCTGGGCGAAGTGTTCGGGCGGCTTGTTTTTTATCTTTCCTATTCACGCCTGGGCATGTAG
- a CDS encoding TorD/DmsD family molecular chaperone, translating into MALTLLHMEQEQLTQYVVALQFCSRIFQNSPDEDLLRGVIGGGLLQGFGAWACFRPSGLAEKLWGGVLDPEGRTAALAAAYPAEAAQDSCRALYLDLHMDHLALFSGPQPAAAPWESVWREKDRLLFGRRTQEVRDSYREWGIAAERDGHEPEDHLGLELAFILFLVQNMGGAVASSQGKSPEAALAAFMDGHILAWAGDCLKKASECANTVFYREMSALCCLLLGNMRALIQE; encoded by the coding sequence ATGGCCCTCACGCTATTACATATGGAACAGGAACAGTTGACGCAATACGTTGTGGCCTTGCAGTTTTGCAGCCGCATTTTTCAGAACTCGCCGGATGAAGATCTGCTGCGCGGCGTCATTGGCGGCGGGCTTTTGCAAGGCTTTGGCGCTTGGGCCTGTTTCAGGCCGTCAGGGCTGGCTGAAAAACTGTGGGGCGGAGTTCTTGATCCGGAGGGCCGCACTGCCGCCCTTGCGGCAGCCTATCCGGCTGAGGCGGCGCAGGATTCCTGCCGTGCGCTGTATCTGGATCTGCACATGGATCATCTGGCTCTTTTTTCCGGGCCGCAGCCTGCCGCCGCGCCGTGGGAATCCGTGTGGCGGGAGAAAGACCGTCTGCTTTTTGGCCGCAGAACCCAGGAAGTGCGCGACAGCTACAGGGAGTGGGGCATTGCCGCAGAACGGGACGGGCACGAGCCCGAGGACCATCTGGGGCTGGAACTGGCCTTCATTCTTTTTCTTGTGCAGAACATGGGCGGGGCCGTTGCCTCAAGCCAGGGGAAATCCCCGGAAGCTGCGTTGGCGGCTTTTATGGACGGGCACATTCTGGCCTGGGCTGGAGATTGCCTGAAAAAAGCTTCGGAATGCGCCAATACGGTGTTTTACCGCGAGATGTCGGCTCTTTGTTGCCTGCTGCTCGGAAACATGCGGGCGCTCATTCAGGAATAA
- a CDS encoding efflux RND transporter periplasmic adaptor subunit, translating into MKPAQNPLPPLLLFFLLALGACSQDDSKKNAVPSAPVRVEAVARADVPRLLHAVGNVRASASVGVKPRVTGEIQQVHFTEGQDVREGDPLITIDPRPFEAALREKKGQLAKSQAQLAKAQDDMGRYGKLVGSGYVSRDAYEKTVTEAAALRATVQSDKAGVESAALDLSYCRVVAPISGRVGALNVDKGNMVKSADATVIVSIDTLSPIYVGFSVPEVHLPVIIEQMAQKTVPVSATPAGGAPEKGLLTLVDNTVDTRTGTIRLRATFENSQRRLWPGQFVQVELPLGMAAGALTVPTRAVQSGREESYVYVVDKDSRASYRKVRPLFEYADRTVVDGEVAEGDKIVVDGQVRLAPGLMVKILD; encoded by the coding sequence ATGAAACCAGCCCAGAATCCCCTGCCTCCTCTCCTGCTTTTTTTTCTGCTTGCCCTTGGGGCATGTTCGCAGGACGACAGCAAAAAAAACGCGGTGCCGTCTGCCCCGGTACGGGTTGAAGCTGTTGCGCGGGCTGATGTGCCGCGTCTGCTGCATGCTGTGGGCAATGTGCGGGCTTCTGCCTCTGTGGGAGTAAAGCCGCGCGTAACGGGCGAGATTCAGCAGGTTCACTTTACCGAAGGTCAGGATGTGCGCGAGGGCGACCCGCTTATCACCATTGACCCCCGCCCATTTGAGGCCGCGCTGCGCGAAAAGAAGGGGCAACTTGCCAAATCCCAGGCGCAGCTTGCCAAAGCCCAGGACGACATGGGCCGTTACGGCAAACTGGTGGGCAGCGGCTACGTAAGCCGCGATGCCTATGAAAAGACTGTGACCGAGGCTGCAGCCTTACGCGCCACGGTGCAGTCTGACAAGGCAGGCGTGGAGAGCGCCGCCCTTGATCTCAGCTACTGCAGGGTGGTGGCACCCATCAGCGGGCGAGTGGGCGCACTCAATGTAGACAAGGGCAACATGGTCAAATCCGCTGACGCCACGGTTATTGTCAGCATAGACACGCTTTCGCCCATTTATGTGGGCTTTTCTGTGCCAGAGGTGCACCTGCCTGTCATCATAGAACAGATGGCGCAAAAAACGGTACCGGTTTCCGCAACGCCTGCCGGGGGTGCGCCGGAAAAAGGACTTCTCACCCTTGTGGACAACACTGTGGACACGCGCACCGGCACCATCCGGCTGCGCGCCACCTTTGAAAACAGCCAGCGCCGTTTGTGGCCGGGGCAGTTTGTGCAGGTGGAGCTGCCGCTGGGCATGGCCGCCGGGGCCCTCACCGTGCCCACACGGGCCGTGCAGTCTGGCCGGGAAGAATCCTACGTGTACGTGGTGGATAAGGACAGCCGGGCCAGCTATCGCAAGGTGAGGCCGCTGTTTGAATACGCTGACCGCACGGTTGTGGACGGCGAGGTGGCCGAGGGCGACAAAATTGTGGTGGATGGTCAGGTGCGGCTGGCTCCGGGCCTGATGGTCAAGATCCTGGACTGA
- the speA gene encoding biosynthetic arginine decarboxylase codes for MAKNRALQQWRVEDSIELYGIRNWGAGYFDVSDAGEVVICPQGPKGPQVSIPEVIAGLKERGYDMPVLLRVENILDSRIANIHESFRKAIKSLNYTGSYRGVFPIKVNQQQQVVEKIAQFGSTYHHGLEVGSKAELIAAVSLMRDREACIVCNGYKDEEFIDLGLQALRLGFNVLFVLEMPSELEVVLERSKALGVRPNIGVRAKLAVKASGHWTDSGGERSTFGLSPAQIVDVVDTLKANDMLDCFKLLHYHLGSQVSNIRDIRTGVMEGARLYVGLVQEGAPMGYLDLGGGLAVDYDGSHTNYVSSRNYTLDEYSADIVEAIMSILDEQKIPHPHIITESGRATVAYYSVLLFNVLDVSMVEEVQLPDTLPEGTPEPVLNLRETLANITLRNLQECYNDAIYYRDEMRQLFSTGRVNLRQRTLAERFFWAIIMRIAQEKTRLKTIPRDLADIDVSLADIYYGNFSVFQSLPDSWAIDQLFPVMPVHRLKEFPSRQGIISDITCDSDGRIDHFIDPQGMKPTLDLHPLRDGEEYYLGVFLVGAYQETLGDLHNLMGDTNVVSIRVRDDGNYEYVREIRGDSVADILSYVEYEPRRILEDLRSTAEQAVRQGRISPSDRFAIMQVFEDGLRGYTYFER; via the coding sequence TTGGCAAAAAACCGCGCATTGCAGCAGTGGCGGGTGGAGGATTCCATCGAACTGTATGGCATCCGTAATTGGGGTGCCGGGTATTTTGACGTGTCGGATGCGGGCGAAGTTGTGATTTGTCCGCAGGGGCCCAAGGGGCCGCAGGTTTCGATACCGGAAGTTATCGCCGGGCTGAAAGAGCGCGGGTATGATATGCCCGTGCTGTTGCGCGTGGAAAACATTCTGGATTCGCGCATTGCCAATATCCACGAATCATTCCGCAAGGCTATCAAAAGTCTGAATTATACGGGTTCGTACCGTGGCGTTTTTCCCATCAAGGTCAACCAGCAGCAGCAGGTTGTGGAAAAAATAGCCCAGTTCGGCTCCACCTACCATCACGGCCTGGAGGTCGGCTCCAAGGCGGAACTCATTGCCGCCGTGTCGCTCATGCGCGACCGCGAGGCCTGCATTGTCTGCAACGGCTACAAGGACGAAGAATTTATCGACCTTGGCCTTCAGGCTCTGCGCCTTGGCTTTAACGTGCTCTTTGTTCTCGAAATGCCCAGCGAGCTGGAAGTTGTGCTTGAGCGTAGCAAGGCCCTCGGCGTGCGGCCCAACATCGGCGTGCGCGCCAAGCTGGCCGTCAAGGCCAGCGGCCACTGGACGGATTCCGGCGGCGAACGCTCCACCTTTGGCCTCTCGCCCGCGCAGATCGTGGACGTGGTGGATACGCTCAAGGCCAACGACATGCTTGATTGCTTCAAGCTGCTGCACTACCACCTCGGGTCGCAGGTTTCCAATATCCGTGACATCCGTACCGGTGTCATGGAAGGCGCGCGTCTTTACGTGGGCCTCGTGCAGGAAGGCGCGCCCATGGGCTACCTTGACCTTGGCGGCGGTCTGGCCGTGGACTATGACGGTTCGCACACCAACTATGTTTCGTCGCGCAACTACACGCTCGATGAGTACAGCGCCGACATTGTCGAAGCCATCATGAGCATTCTTGATGAGCAGAAGATCCCGCATCCGCACATCATTACAGAATCAGGCCGCGCCACCGTGGCCTACTATTCCGTGCTGCTCTTTAACGTGCTTGATGTGAGTATGGTGGAAGAAGTGCAGCTGCCCGACACCCTGCCCGAGGGCACGCCGGAGCCTGTGCTGAACCTGCGCGAAACCCTTGCCAACATCACCCTGCGTAATTTGCAGGAGTGCTATAACGACGCCATTTACTACCGGGACGAGATGCGTCAGCTTTTCTCCACCGGGCGGGTGAATCTGCGTCAGCGCACCTTGGCCGAGCGGTTTTTCTGGGCCATCATCATGCGCATTGCTCAGGAAAAAACCCGGCTCAAGACGATACCCCGCGATCTTGCGGACATCGACGTGAGCCTTGCCGATATTTATTACGGCAATTTCAGCGTGTTCCAGTCCTTGCCCGACTCCTGGGCCATTGACCAGCTGTTCCCGGTTATGCCAGTGCATCGGCTCAAGGAATTTCCTTCGCGACAGGGCATTATTTCTGACATTACCTGCGATTCTGATGGCCGGATTGACCATTTCATTGACCCGCAGGGTATGAAGCCCACTCTTGATCTGCACCCCCTGCGGGACGGCGAGGAGTACTACCTTGGCGTGTTCCTGGTGGGTGCGTATCAGGAAACGCTGGGCGATCTGCACAACCTTATGGGCGACACCAACGTGGTTTCCATCAGGGTGCGGGATGACGGCAATTATGAATATGTGCGCGAAATCAGGGGTGACTCTGTGGCGGATATTCTGAGCTATGTGGAATATGAGCCGCGCCGCATTCTGGAAGATCTGCGCAGTACGGCAGAGCAGGCTGTGCGGCAGGGCCGGATTTCGCCCAGCGACCGGTTTGCCATTATGCAGGTTTTTGAAGACGGTTTGCGCGGGTACACCTATTTTGAACGGTAG
- a CDS encoding ABC transporter ATP-binding protein: MLNQLAPEQSSASALLRLEDVSRVFDIRRGLFGEKRSLVAVDGVSLSLAKGASLGLVGESGCGKSTLGRLACGLLAPSQGQVLLDGRPLPSAGADSWTAGRIQMIFQDPFSSLNPRLTVGSSVAEPLAARGVSREERHAQAEAMLATVGLEDMGRRYPHEFSGGQRQRIAVARALITRPDVVVCDEPVSALDASVQAQALNLLREVQEQFGPAYLFISHDLAVVGFLCRHILVMYLGQIVEEGPTDAIFDGAAHPYTQALMAAMPTGSRRGEPIAALEGELPSPLAPPAGCRFHPRCPKAKDICRQEAPQWKDMGDGWRVRCWEA; the protein is encoded by the coding sequence ATGCTGAACCAGCTTGCGCCGGAACAGTCTTCCGCATCCGCCCTGCTGCGGCTGGAGGATGTCTCACGGGTGTTTGACATCCGGCGGGGACTGTTCGGCGAAAAGCGCTCTCTTGTTGCCGTAGACGGCGTTAGCCTGAGCCTCGCCAAGGGCGCAAGCCTCGGCCTTGTGGGCGAATCCGGCTGCGGCAAATCCACTCTTGGGCGTCTTGCCTGCGGGTTGCTGGCCCCTTCTCAGGGGCAGGTGTTGCTTGATGGTCGCCCCCTGCCCTCTGCCGGGGCCGACAGTTGGACCGCCGGGCGCATCCAGATGATCTTTCAGGATCCTTTTTCGTCCCTCAATCCCCGGCTCACTGTGGGCAGTTCGGTGGCGGAACCGCTGGCGGCGCGCGGCGTCTCCCGCGAGGAACGCCATGCACAGGCCGAGGCCATGCTGGCTACCGTAGGGCTTGAGGACATGGGCCGCCGATATCCGCACGAATTTTCCGGGGGGCAGCGGCAGCGCATTGCCGTGGCGCGGGCGCTCATCACCCGGCCAGACGTGGTCGTGTGCGACGAGCCTGTTTCCGCCCTTGACGCCTCGGTGCAGGCGCAGGCGCTCAACCTCCTGCGCGAAGTGCAGGAGCAATTCGGGCCAGCCTATCTATTTATCTCGCACGATCTGGCGGTGGTGGGCTTTTTATGCCGCCATATTCTGGTCATGTATCTGGGGCAGATTGTGGAAGAAGGCCCCACCGATGCCATTTTTGACGGCGCGGCGCACCCCTACACGCAGGCGCTTATGGCTGCCATGCCCACCGGGAGCCGCCGGGGTGAACCCATTGCCGCGCTGGAAGGCGAACTGCCAAGCCCGCTGGCTCCTCCCGCCGGATGCCGCTTTCACCCTCGTTGCCCCAAGGCAAAGGACATTTGCCGTCAGGAAGCACCTCAGTGGAAGGATATGGGTGATGGGTGGCGCGTGAGGTGTTGGGAGGCGTAA
- the cobT gene encoding nicotinate-nucleotide--dimethylbenzimidazole phosphoribosyltransferase produces MKTTQSDLLELILPGLRIAPLLQKDLDDAQAHLDDLTKPQGSLGRLEDLAQRLYAMSGGQAPISVSPAIMLTVAGDHGVADQGVSPFPKAVTRQMVQNFFNNGAAVNVLCKTSGMDLRVVDAGCDGGPYEPHSILIERRLGDGTADMSQGPAMSRETCLKGLRMGVELAHQLADNGYRCLGVGEMGIANSTAGTALYCALLHFDPEQMTGPGAGADPDMVRHKTEIVRRALAVNAYMLEDDDPINILAALGGFEIVLMAGLMLGAASRRLPVLVDGFICSAAYVAALHICPQLADYAVLSHASAEPGHVRALSKLTGGETRNNPLLHLSMRLGEGTGGAVAYHLLRCAAAVYNDMATFSSAGVAGKTC; encoded by the coding sequence ATGAAAACCACCCAATCCGACCTGTTGGAACTGATTTTGCCCGGCCTGCGCATTGCGCCCCTGCTTCAGAAAGACCTGGACGATGCCCAGGCCCATCTGGACGACCTGACCAAACCGCAAGGCAGCCTTGGCCGCCTTGAAGACCTCGCCCAGCGGCTCTATGCCATGAGCGGCGGGCAAGCGCCTATCAGCGTCAGCCCTGCCATCATGCTTACGGTTGCTGGCGACCACGGCGTTGCCGATCAGGGCGTTTCGCCTTTTCCCAAGGCCGTGACGCGCCAGATGGTGCAAAACTTTTTCAACAACGGCGCGGCGGTCAATGTTCTGTGCAAGACCTCGGGCATGGATCTGCGCGTGGTGGACGCAGGCTGCGATGGCGGCCCCTATGAGCCGCACTCCATCCTCATTGAGCGCCGTCTGGGCGACGGCACCGCAGACATGAGCCAGGGCCCGGCCATGAGCCGCGAAACCTGCCTCAAGGGACTGCGCATGGGCGTAGAGCTGGCGCACCAGCTTGCGGATAATGGCTATCGCTGCCTCGGCGTGGGCGAAATGGGCATTGCCAACAGCACGGCAGGCACTGCCCTGTACTGCGCCCTGCTGCACTTTGACCCCGAGCAGATGACAGGCCCCGGCGCTGGCGCGGACCCCGACATGGTGCGCCACAAGACCGAAATCGTGCGCCGCGCGCTGGCAGTCAATGCTTACATGCTGGAAGACGACGACCCCATCAATATTCTGGCCGCCTTGGGCGGATTTGAAATTGTTCTCATGGCCGGGCTGATGCTTGGCGCAGCCTCGCGCCGCCTGCCCGTGCTGGTTGACGGTTTTATATGCAGCGCGGCCTATGTGGCGGCCCTGCACATCTGCCCCCAGCTTGCCGACTACGCCGTGCTTTCCCACGCCTCGGCAGAGCCGGGCCACGTACGCGCCCTGTCCAAGCTGACCGGCGGCGAAACCCGCAACAATCCGCTGCTGCACCTGAGCATGCGCCTTGGCGAAGGCACGGGAGGCGCGGTGGCCTATCACCTGCTGCGTTGCGCCGCCGCCGTGTACAACGACATGGCGACCTTCAGCTCCGCAGGTGTGGCGGGCAAAACATGCTGA